One Petrotoga miotherma DSM 10691 genomic region harbors:
- a CDS encoding CBS domain-containing protein: MVPEIIITTHKNADFDGFAACVAASLIYEDAIIVLEGEPQQNLKEFLNIYDIPYEKENDFIKNYQEEIKNHNFEKVVIVDTADINRIPEFIKSLIEQGIEVDIYDHHPELKEQNIKGNNYSKEVGSATTLVVQKLLESKIVLPDTYETLFLIAIHEDTGNFVFSTTTPLDHQISAELLKGGARIEEVEEFVSLEMTKEQKELFDKLYNNVQELTLEEITIHIAYSEINKFIGGLNVITHKLFETLTPDVLFVVVKMGKSIYIVARSRIEEIDLNKILSLFGGGGHKKAGSAKTKGLRIQEVIDKIKKELKSSFVPVLKAKHIMSSPVRTILSFETVERAHELMFQTGHSGLPVISDNKLVGIVTKKDIEKAMKHGLKNAPVKAIMSTNLKVADVETSLNQVRRIMAEADIGRIPVLKDGILVGIITRTDLLRATNGVFNFSLSPILEEKYKSQNLKKEMEKILPTSILNLLKLIGLYGNELGLNVYVVGGFVRDLLLAINSKSNGTKSIPYDIDVVVEGDGLLFGKYVAKQLRAKYIEHPKFHTCSIFYRNGENKIIRIDIATARTEYYEEAGELPKVELSTIKKDLYRRDFSINAMAIKLNSGSFGILMDFFNCKKDLEEGKIRILYPLSFIEDPTRILRAIRFEQRFGFEIEPNTLTKLEEAVEKGYLEKVTGMRIREELEKILEEPEPMKAVKRMGKLKIIFHLFEKTYYSPTLEKDLEKLFDVKGYFKANLPSYLNKVRLFHLVLDVLLQYTPEESLKKISERYGLPKDFIKNLMQVKKVYSEISKDLNDKEKILKLSYFYEKTNGFQNEQLIFLAVKLPEELLEKYYEYLRKIEKLKLSITGKDLLKKGYEGVQIKAKLEEIKKKLLNGEIQPGEEKNLI; this comes from the coding sequence TTGGTTCCTGAAATTATAATAACTACGCATAAAAATGCTGATTTTGACGGTTTTGCTGCATGTGTTGCGGCATCATTAATATATGAAGATGCTATTATTGTACTTGAAGGAGAACCTCAGCAAAATCTTAAGGAATTTTTGAATATATACGATATTCCATACGAAAAGGAAAATGATTTTATAAAAAATTATCAAGAAGAAATAAAAAACCACAATTTTGAAAAAGTTGTGATTGTAGATACTGCGGATATCAATAGAATTCCTGAATTTATAAAATCTCTTATTGAGCAAGGAATAGAAGTTGACATATATGATCATCATCCAGAGTTAAAGGAGCAAAATATCAAAGGTAATAATTATTCAAAAGAAGTAGGAAGTGCCACAACATTAGTTGTTCAAAAATTATTAGAAAGCAAAATAGTTCTTCCTGATACTTATGAAACTCTTTTTTTAATAGCAATTCATGAAGATACTGGAAATTTTGTTTTTTCTACAACGACTCCATTAGATCATCAAATCTCTGCAGAATTATTAAAAGGCGGTGCCAGGATAGAAGAGGTAGAAGAGTTTGTTTCGTTAGAAATGACAAAAGAGCAAAAAGAACTTTTTGACAAACTCTATAACAATGTTCAAGAGCTTACCTTGGAGGAAATAACAATACATATCGCTTATTCTGAAATCAACAAATTTATAGGTGGGTTAAACGTTATAACCCACAAATTGTTTGAAACTCTTACTCCGGATGTTTTGTTTGTTGTTGTAAAAATGGGCAAAAGCATTTATATAGTTGCAAGATCAAGAATTGAAGAAATAGATTTAAATAAAATACTATCTTTATTTGGCGGCGGAGGTCATAAAAAAGCTGGTTCAGCTAAAACAAAAGGTCTTAGAATACAAGAGGTTATTGACAAAATTAAAAAAGAGTTAAAATCTTCTTTTGTCCCAGTTTTAAAAGCAAAGCATATTATGTCATCTCCCGTAAGAACCATATTATCATTTGAAACGGTTGAAAGGGCTCATGAATTGATGTTTCAAACAGGACATTCTGGCCTCCCTGTAATTTCTGATAATAAATTAGTGGGTATTGTAACTAAAAAAGACATAGAAAAAGCAATGAAACATGGTTTAAAAAATGCACCTGTTAAAGCTATAATGAGTACTAACTTAAAAGTTGCTGATGTAGAAACCTCGTTGAATCAAGTGAGAAGGATCATGGCAGAAGCAGACATCGGAAGGATTCCCGTTTTAAAAGATGGTATACTTGTTGGTATAATAACTAGAACAGACCTTTTGAGGGCAACTAACGGAGTTTTTAATTTTTCACTTAGCCCAATTTTAGAAGAAAAGTATAAATCGCAAAATCTAAAAAAAGAAATGGAAAAAATTCTACCCACATCTATTCTTAATCTTCTAAAACTTATTGGGCTATATGGGAATGAGTTGGGGTTAAACGTATATGTAGTAGGAGGATTTGTCAGGGATCTTTTGCTAGCAATTAACTCTAAATCAAACGGTACAAAGTCAATACCCTACGATATAGATGTAGTAGTGGAAGGGGATGGTTTGTTATTTGGTAAATATGTTGCTAAACAATTGAGAGCAAAATATATTGAACATCCTAAATTTCACACCTGCTCAATTTTTTATAGAAATGGGGAAAATAAGATAATAAGGATTGATATTGCAACCGCCAGAACAGAATATTACGAAGAAGCAGGAGAATTACCAAAGGTGGAATTATCAACTATTAAAAAAGATTTATACAGAAGAGATTTTTCTATAAACGCCATGGCCATAAAACTTAATTCGGGTTCCTTTGGAATACTGATGGATTTTTTTAATTGTAAAAAAGATCTTGAAGAAGGCAAGATAAGAATACTTTATCCACTCTCTTTTATCGAAGATCCTACTCGAATATTGAGAGCTATAAGGTTCGAACAAAGATTTGGTTTTGAAATTGAGCCTAACACCTTAACAAAATTAGAAGAAGCTGTAGAAAAGGGATATTTGGAAAAAGTGACTGGAATGAGGATAAGAGAAGAATTAGAAAAAATATTAGAAGAACCTGAACCAATGAAAGCAGTAAAAAGAATGGGTAAACTGAAAATAATTTTTCACTTATTCGAAAAAACTTACTATTCTCCCACACTAGAAAAAGATTTAGAAAAACTTTTTGATGTTAAGGGATACTTTAAGGCTAACTTACCAAGTTATCTGAATAAAGTCAGACTATTCCACCTAGTTTTAGACGTTCTACTGCAATACACTCCAGAAGAATCTCTCAAAAAAATTAGTGAAAGATATGGATTACCGAAAGATTTTATTAAGAATTTAATGCAAGTGAAAAAAGTATATAGTGAAATTTCTAAAGATTTAAATGACAAAGAAAAAATATTAAAATTATCATATTTCTATGAAAAAACCAACGGTTTTCAAAATGAACAACTAATTTTTTTAGCTGTAAAACTTCCAGAAGAATTATTGGAAAAATACTATGAATATTTACGAAAGATTGAGAAACTAAAACTCTCCATCACGGGGAAAGATTTACTAAAGAAAGGATACGAAGGTGTTCAAATTAAAGCAAAGTTAGAAGAAATAAAGAAAAAACTCTTGAATGGTGAAATACAACCTGGCGAAGAAAAAAATTTGATATAA
- the argJ gene encoding bifunctional glutamate N-acetyltransferase/amino-acid acetyltransferase ArgJ, which produces MVLPLGFKVWGIHCGIKKLKKDLGLIYSEKKANASAVFTTNKVKAAPVILSMENIKDNEMQAVIVNSGNANACTGVKGYSDAISMAEKTAEILNLKPEDVFVSSTGVIGVPLPIEKILNGIESFEKNIDLANDDLVSFAQAIMTTDTFPKINSTQVVIGGKKITITGVAKGSGMIHPNMATMLSFILTDANISKSALNKALKQSVNDSFNLITVDGDTSTNDTVLILANKQAKNEEITEDSHEYNLFQKALYEVVENLAKKIVIDGEGATKFFEVQVKNAKTKEDAKLISRSIAKSNLVKTAIHGEDANWGRVLAAAGYSGGNFDPNRVDVCFQSCVGKIQLCQDGHFIEFNEIKAKEILGEKELKIIVDLKDGEESAISWGCDLSYKYVEINGGYRT; this is translated from the coding sequence ATTGTTTTACCATTGGGTTTTAAAGTCTGGGGAATTCACTGTGGGATCAAGAAGCTCAAAAAAGATTTAGGACTGATATACTCAGAAAAAAAGGCTAATGCCTCAGCTGTTTTTACCACGAATAAAGTTAAAGCGGCTCCAGTTATTTTGAGTATGGAGAACATTAAGGATAACGAAATGCAAGCTGTTATTGTGAATAGTGGTAACGCAAACGCTTGCACGGGTGTAAAAGGATATTCAGATGCAATAAGCATGGCAGAAAAAACCGCTGAAATCTTAAATTTAAAACCAGAAGATGTATTTGTAAGTTCAACAGGTGTTATAGGTGTTCCATTGCCAATTGAAAAAATTTTAAACGGCATAGAATCATTTGAAAAAAATATTGATTTAGCAAATGATGATCTTGTAAGTTTCGCACAGGCGATAATGACTACAGATACCTTCCCAAAAATTAATTCTACACAAGTTGTGATTGGTGGTAAAAAGATCACAATAACGGGGGTTGCCAAAGGTTCAGGTATGATTCATCCCAATATGGCTACAATGTTGTCTTTCATTTTGACAGATGCAAACATTTCTAAATCAGCCTTGAATAAAGCTTTAAAGCAATCAGTTAATGATTCTTTCAATTTGATAACGGTTGATGGCGACACTAGTACCAACGATACGGTTCTTATTTTGGCTAATAAGCAGGCTAAAAACGAAGAAATTACAGAAGATTCTCACGAATACAATTTATTTCAAAAAGCCCTTTATGAAGTAGTTGAAAATTTAGCAAAAAAAATTGTGATAGACGGGGAAGGTGCTACTAAATTTTTTGAGGTACAAGTAAAAAATGCCAAGACAAAAGAAGATGCTAAATTGATCTCAAGGTCCATAGCCAAGTCTAATCTAGTAAAAACAGCAATTCATGGAGAGGACGCTAATTGGGGAAGGGTGTTAGCGGCCGCTGGTTATTCAGGAGGAAACTTTGATCCCAATAGAGTAGATGTCTGTTTTCAAAGTTGTGTAGGAAAGATTCAACTTTGTCAAGATGGTCATTTTATTGAGTTTAACGAAATTAAAGCAAAAGAAATTCTCGGTGAGAAAGAATTGAAAATTATTGTAGATTTAAAAGATGGTGAAGAGAGTGCTATTTCTTGGGGATGTGATCTTAGTTACAAATATGTAGAAATAAATGGAGGGTACAGAACATGA
- the argB gene encoding acetylglutamate kinase — protein MIKAEKFSDEISKAEVLIEALPYIKKFAGSIAVIKFGGNAMKDPQIKSMIAKDIVLMKYVGLNPVIVHGGGPDINKMLASLNIETKFVNGLRVTDEKVMEIVEMVLVGKVNKEITSLINKIGGKAVGLSGKDANLLLAEKDLSQGDLGYVGKLINVNKEVILNLTEKDYIPVIAPCAIGKDWKTYNVNADIAAGKIASSLKADKFVLLTDVEGILKNKEDEESVISRLSYREAKDLLNSEFITGGMIPKLKCCIQALEGGVKRAHIIDGRIPHALLLEIYTDKGVGTMIAKEVYDNDNL, from the coding sequence ATGATAAAAGCTGAAAAGTTTTCCGATGAGATATCTAAAGCGGAAGTTTTGATCGAAGCTTTACCCTACATAAAAAAATTTGCAGGAAGTATTGCTGTTATTAAGTTTGGTGGTAACGCTATGAAAGACCCACAAATTAAATCGATGATCGCAAAAGATATCGTACTTATGAAATATGTTGGGTTGAATCCTGTTATCGTTCATGGAGGAGGACCAGATATCAATAAAATGCTTGCGAGTTTAAATATAGAAACAAAATTTGTAAATGGATTAAGGGTAACTGATGAAAAAGTTATGGAAATAGTAGAGATGGTGTTGGTTGGTAAGGTAAATAAAGAGATTACATCGTTGATAAATAAAATAGGGGGAAAGGCTGTTGGATTGAGTGGAAAAGACGCAAATTTATTGTTGGCAGAAAAAGATTTGTCCCAAGGGGATTTGGGTTATGTTGGTAAGTTAATAAATGTGAATAAAGAGGTAATTTTGAATTTAACTGAAAAAGATTATATCCCCGTAATCGCTCCTTGTGCAATTGGGAAAGATTGGAAAACTTATAACGTTAATGCTGACATAGCGGCAGGTAAAATTGCTTCCTCTTTGAAGGCGGATAAATTTGTTTTATTGACAGATGTAGAAGGCATCTTGAAAAACAAAGAAGATGAAGAAAGTGTAATTTCAAGACTGTCATATAGAGAAGCAAAAGATTTATTGAATTCTGAATTTATCACTGGTGGAATGATTCCTAAGTTAAAATGCTGCATCCAAGCGTTAGAAGGCGGAGTAAAAAGAGCACATATAATAGATGGAAGAATTCCCCATGCTTTACTTTTAGAAATATACACAGACAAAGGTGTGGGAACTATGATAGCGAAGGAGGTTTACGATAATGATAATCTCTGA
- a CDS encoding acetylornithine transaminase, with protein MIISEDKKYVMNTYSRFPITLVQGNGIKVWDENGKEYLDFVAGIAVNALGHSHPAVVESVKSQVDKLIHISNLYWNSNQIQLAKMICEKSFGKSAFFCNSGAEANEAAIKLARKYGNTKYNGRRYKIITAKNSFHGRTYGALTATAQPKYHKNFEPLLEGFESVEYNDINSLKSAIDENTCAVMLEVIQGEGGINEAKDEYLQQVRKLCDENDLLLIFDEVQTGIGRTGKLFAYEHSGVVPDVMTLAKALGGGFPIGVLVVNEKADVFTPGDHGSTFGGNPLACAVGMAVMKNVAQESFLNTVKENGEFFKSQLLAMKEKHSIIDKVKGKGLMIGVKLDIEEGSDIVKKAMEKGLLINLLNHNVLRFVPPLIITKEEIAKGMNILEEVFVEMGY; from the coding sequence ATGATAATCTCTGAAGATAAAAAGTATGTAATGAATACTTATTCAAGATTTCCTATAACTTTAGTTCAAGGGAATGGTATAAAGGTTTGGGATGAAAACGGTAAAGAGTACTTAGATTTTGTAGCTGGGATCGCCGTTAATGCTTTGGGCCATTCTCACCCTGCAGTTGTTGAATCGGTAAAATCTCAAGTTGACAAATTGATCCATATTTCTAACCTCTATTGGAATAGTAATCAAATACAGTTAGCCAAGATGATCTGTGAAAAATCGTTTGGGAAAAGTGCCTTTTTTTGCAACAGTGGAGCCGAGGCGAATGAAGCTGCGATTAAGTTAGCAAGAAAATATGGAAACACTAAGTACAATGGGCGAAGATACAAAATTATCACGGCAAAGAACTCATTTCATGGAAGAACCTACGGTGCATTGACGGCAACAGCCCAGCCAAAATATCACAAGAACTTCGAACCTCTATTGGAAGGATTTGAAAGCGTAGAGTATAACGATATAAATTCACTAAAGTCGGCCATTGATGAAAATACATGTGCTGTAATGTTAGAAGTTATTCAAGGTGAAGGGGGAATAAACGAAGCAAAAGATGAATATCTTCAACAAGTTAGAAAACTTTGTGATGAGAACGATCTTCTTTTGATTTTTGACGAAGTTCAAACAGGGATAGGAAGAACCGGAAAACTTTTTGCCTATGAACATTCTGGTGTGGTACCCGATGTGATGACCCTTGCGAAAGCCTTAGGTGGTGGTTTCCCCATCGGTGTGCTTGTTGTGAATGAAAAAGCTGACGTATTTACACCTGGGGATCATGGATCGACATTTGGTGGGAATCCATTAGCCTGTGCAGTTGGCATGGCTGTTATGAAAAACGTTGCACAAGAATCTTTTCTGAATACTGTGAAAGAAAATGGTGAATTTTTCAAAAGTCAATTATTAGCAATGAAGGAAAAACATTCGATAATTGATAAGGTTAAGGGAAAAGGTTTGATGATTGGAGTCAAGTTAGACATAGAAGAAGGCAGTGATATAGTAAAAAAAGCTATGGAAAAAGGACTTTTGATAAATCTTTTAAACCACAATGTTTTAAGATTTGTTCCTCCTCTTATAATCACAAAAGAGGAGATAGCCAAGGGTATGAATATTCTCGAAGAAGTTTTTGTAGAAATGGGGTATTAA
- the carA gene encoding glutamine-hydrolyzing carbamoyl-phosphate synthase small subunit gives MKGFIKLNDSTIFEGEIISKKDFGQGEVVFNTSMTGYEESITDPSYAGEILVMTYPLIGNYGVNLENLQSKRPTIKGLIVKDYCQFPSHHTSQYSLLDYLNQHEVPILSKVDTRALTKKLRIEGSMNGVITTEEDFEVPTSNENLLDSVSTKEIYRIQGNGPKIALIDLGVKKNIVNQLKSKGYDLYVFPYNSSKNDVDKVQPDLVLFSNGPGDPKKAKEAILLAKGFIGEKPLFGICLGHQIISLALGFNTVKMKFGHRGTNHPVKNLLNNKCYITSQNHGYMVEKESVKNKDVIITFINLNDHSIEGIMHKKYPIFTVQFHPEGGPGVHDTTFIFKKIKDSIYRN, from the coding sequence ATGAAAGGATTTATAAAGTTAAATGATTCTACCATTTTTGAAGGAGAAATTATAAGTAAAAAAGATTTTGGACAAGGCGAAGTTGTCTTTAACACGTCTATGACTGGATACGAAGAATCAATAACGGATCCGTCTTATGCAGGAGAAATACTGGTAATGACCTATCCATTGATCGGAAATTATGGTGTAAATTTAGAGAATTTACAGTCAAAAAGACCCACCATCAAAGGTTTGATAGTTAAAGATTACTGTCAATTTCCCTCTCATCACACATCTCAGTATTCACTTTTAGATTATTTAAACCAACATGAAGTGCCTATTTTAAGTAAAGTAGATACAAGGGCCCTTACGAAAAAGTTAAGGATAGAAGGTAGTATGAATGGTGTGATAACCACAGAGGAGGATTTTGAAGTTCCAACTTCCAATGAGAATTTACTTGATAGCGTTTCAACAAAGGAAATTTATAGAATTCAAGGGAACGGTCCAAAGATAGCCTTAATAGACTTGGGAGTTAAGAAAAATATAGTAAACCAGCTCAAATCTAAAGGTTACGATCTTTACGTTTTTCCATATAACAGTAGTAAAAATGATGTAGATAAAGTTCAACCAGATTTAGTATTATTCTCCAACGGCCCCGGTGATCCAAAAAAGGCAAAAGAAGCAATACTTTTAGCTAAGGGGTTTATAGGTGAGAAACCACTTTTTGGGATTTGTTTAGGTCATCAAATAATATCTTTGGCGTTGGGTTTTAATACTGTAAAAATGAAATTTGGTCATAGAGGTACCAACCATCCTGTGAAGAATTTATTGAATAATAAATGTTATATCACTTCTCAAAACCACGGTTATATGGTTGAAAAAGAGTCAGTGAAAAACAAAGATGTAATAATCACCTTCATCAATTTAAACGATCATAGTATCGAGGGAATTATGCACAAGAAGTATCCCATTTTTACTGTTCAATTTCATCCAGAAGGTGGGCCTGGGGTTCACGATACAACTTTTATTTTTAAAAAAATCAAAGATTCAATCTATAGAAACTAA